Proteins from a single region of Streptomyces glaucescens:
- a CDS encoding copper homeostasis protein CutC — translation MSKRAVLEVIALDVEDAVAAQAGGADRLEVITDIAADGLTPPAGTVTAIHAAVDIPMRVMLRLTDGFEAGDLDRLAGLAHELRGAGADQFVLGFLDPHGEVDVYAVERIAAALDGCPWTFHRAIDHAADRDALRKQLDGMPGLDTYLTAGAATGVDDGLPTLLAEAARRGEPGYEQRILVGGGLRLDHLPRLLAAGLDAFHIGGAARPRGWDGPVCPAAVARWREVLDAG, via the coding sequence ATGAGCAAGCGTGCAGTCCTGGAGGTGATCGCCCTCGACGTCGAGGACGCCGTCGCCGCCCAGGCCGGAGGCGCGGACCGCCTCGAAGTGATCACCGACATCGCCGCCGACGGGCTCACCCCGCCGGCCGGCACCGTCACCGCGATCCACGCCGCCGTCGACATCCCGATGCGGGTGATGCTGCGGCTCACCGACGGGTTCGAGGCCGGCGACCTCGACCGGCTCGCCGGCCTCGCCCACGAGCTGCGCGGCGCCGGGGCCGACCAGTTCGTGCTCGGCTTCCTCGACCCGCACGGCGAGGTCGACGTGTACGCCGTCGAGCGGATCGCCGCCGCGCTCGACGGCTGCCCGTGGACCTTCCACCGGGCCATCGACCACGCCGCCGACCGCGACGCCCTGCGCAAGCAGCTCGACGGCATGCCCGGCCTCGACACCTACCTCACCGCCGGTGCGGCGACCGGTGTCGACGACGGGCTGCCCACCCTGCTCGCCGAGGCGGCGCGGCGCGGCGAACCCGGCTACGAGCAGCGGATCCTCGTCGGCGGCGGCCTCCGCCTCGACCACCTCCCCCGGCTCCTCGCCGCCGGCCTCGACGCCTTCCACATCGGCGGCGCGGCCCGCCCCCGCGGCTGGGACGGACCGGTCTGCCCGGCGGCGGTCGCCCGGTGGCGCGAGGTCCTGGACGCGGGCTGA
- a CDS encoding maleylpyruvate isomerase family mycothiol-dependent enzyme, translated as MTTTTDVHEERDPELPGRLLTIERDALVPLLRSRPDEDFARPTEACPGWTVRDVLAHCSAALMRVVEHRFEPGVFSPESNDRDIAERAGWTNAQVVDELERGMTEAGPVIAKAGGVLDMVALGEWVHAGDVREVLGEPGAYAGAGLPHALGLLARLTRERGHVPLHADLDDADEPLLLGEVSGTRPPARFIGSGPVLVRLYAGRSTAGQDFELAGVEPGELCIFG; from the coding sequence ATGACCACTACGACGGACGTACACGAGGAACGGGACCCCGAGCTGCCCGGACGGCTGCTGACGATCGAGCGGGACGCGCTGGTCCCGCTGCTGCGGAGCCGGCCGGACGAGGACTTCGCGCGGCCGACCGAGGCGTGCCCGGGATGGACGGTGCGGGACGTGCTGGCGCACTGCTCGGCCGCGCTGATGCGGGTGGTGGAGCACCGGTTCGAGCCGGGCGTGTTCTCGCCCGAGTCCAACGACCGGGACATCGCCGAGCGCGCCGGCTGGACCAACGCGCAGGTCGTGGACGAGCTGGAGCGCGGGATGACCGAGGCCGGGCCGGTGATCGCGAAGGCCGGCGGGGTGCTGGACATGGTCGCGCTGGGGGAGTGGGTGCACGCGGGCGACGTCCGGGAGGTGCTCGGCGAGCCCGGGGCGTACGCCGGTGCCGGACTGCCGCACGCCCTCGGCCTGCTCGCCCGGCTCACCCGGGAGCGCGGGCACGTGCCGCTCCACGCCGACCTGGACGACGCCGACGAGCCGCTGCTGCTCGGCGAGGTGAGCGGCACCCGGCCGCCGGCCCGCTTCATCGGGAGCGGCCCGGTCCTCGTGCGGCTCTACGCGGGCCGCTCGACGGCGGGGCAGGACTTCGAGCTGGCGGGCGTGGAGCCGGGCGAACTCTGCATCTTCGGGTGA
- the murQ gene encoding N-acetylmuramic acid 6-phosphate etherase — protein sequence MTSTPDTSDTAPAYDAAHPAGAAHPAGAPDAPGASATAGGPDLRAQLDSLTTEAFRPELAEIDRLSTLEIATLMNGEDAGVPGAVARQLPRIAAAIDAVADRMGRGGRLVYAGAGTAGRLGVLDASECPPTFNTDPAQVVGLIAGGPPAMVTSVEGAEDSADLARADLDALALTAEDTVVGVSASGRTPYAIGAVEHARRLGALTIGLACNPGSALAAAADHGIEVVVGPELITGSTRLKAGTAQKLVLNMLSTITMIRLGKTYGNLMVDVRASNDKLRARARRIVALATGAADEEIERALADSGGEVKDAVLSILAGVDGPAAARLLAENRGRLREALAAARG from the coding sequence ATGACCTCCACCCCCGACACGTCCGACACCGCCCCCGCGTACGACGCCGCGCACCCGGCCGGTGCCGCCCACCCTGCCGGTGCCCCGGACGCCCCCGGCGCGTCGGCCACCGCCGGCGGACCAGACCTGCGGGCCCAGCTCGACAGCCTGACCACCGAGGCGTTCCGGCCCGAACTGGCCGAGATCGACCGGCTGTCCACGCTGGAGATCGCCACGCTGATGAACGGGGAGGACGCGGGGGTGCCCGGCGCGGTCGCCCGGCAGCTGCCGCGGATCGCCGCCGCGATCGACGCCGTCGCCGACCGGATGGGCCGGGGCGGCCGGCTGGTGTACGCCGGTGCCGGGACCGCCGGCCGGCTCGGCGTCCTGGACGCCTCCGAGTGCCCGCCCACCTTCAACACCGACCCCGCCCAGGTCGTCGGCCTCATCGCGGGCGGCCCGCCGGCCATGGTCACCTCGGTGGAGGGCGCGGAGGACTCCGCGGACCTGGCCCGCGCCGACCTCGACGCACTGGCCCTCACCGCCGAGGACACGGTGGTCGGCGTCTCCGCCTCCGGCCGCACCCCCTACGCGATCGGCGCGGTCGAGCACGCCCGGCGGCTCGGCGCGCTCACCATCGGCCTGGCCTGCAATCCGGGCAGCGCGCTGGCCGCCGCCGCGGACCACGGCATCGAGGTCGTCGTCGGGCCGGAGCTGATCACCGGATCCACCCGGCTGAAGGCGGGCACCGCGCAGAAGCTCGTCCTCAACATGCTGTCGACGATCACGATGATCCGCCTGGGCAAGACCTACGGGAACCTCATGGTCGACGTCCGCGCCTCCAACGACAAGCTCCGCGCCCGCGCCCGCCGGATCGTCGCCCTCGCCACCGGCGCGGCCGACGAGGAGATCGAACGCGCCCTCGCCGACTCCGGCGGCGAGGTGAAGGACGCCGTCCTCAGCATCCTGGCCGGTGTCGACGGCCCGGCGGCGGCCCGTCTCCTGGCGGAGAACCGCGGCCGGCTGCGGGAGGCACTGGCCGCGGCGCGCGGCTGA
- a CDS encoding HD domain-containing protein: MVDLDELRARFARSLQRARHPADGPDPSPYAERLLARWQEPQRRYHTLTHLTAVLDHIDTLARYADDPDLVRLAAWFHDAVYLPERSENEERSARLAERALAEAGLPDDRTAEVARLVRLTAGHAPDGDDRNGHVLCDADLAVLASPPSGYAAYTAAVREEYGFVPADAFRAGRAAVLRELLALPRLFRTPYGAEHWERTARYNLTAELEMLSS; encoded by the coding sequence ATGGTCGATCTCGACGAGCTGCGTGCCCGCTTCGCCCGTTCGCTCCAGCGGGCCCGGCATCCGGCGGACGGTCCGGACCCGTCGCCGTACGCCGAACGGCTGCTGGCCCGCTGGCAGGAGCCGCAGCGGCGCTACCACACGCTCACCCATCTCACCGCGGTCCTCGACCACATCGACACGCTGGCCCGGTACGCGGACGACCCGGACCTGGTGCGGCTGGCCGCCTGGTTCCACGACGCCGTGTACCTGCCGGAGCGGTCGGAGAACGAGGAGCGGTCCGCGCGGCTCGCCGAGCGGGCGCTGGCCGAGGCGGGGCTGCCGGACGACAGGACCGCCGAGGTGGCCCGGCTGGTGCGGCTCACCGCCGGGCACGCGCCCGACGGCGACGACCGCAACGGGCACGTGCTGTGCGACGCCGACCTGGCGGTCCTCGCCTCGCCGCCGTCCGGGTACGCCGCCTACACCGCCGCCGTGCGCGAGGAGTACGGCTTCGTCCCCGCCGACGCCTTCCGCGCGGGCCGCGCCGCGGTCCTGCGCGAGCTGCTGGCCCTGCCCCGGCTGTTCCGCACCCCGTACGGGGCGGAGCACTGGGAGAGGACCGCCCGCTACAACCTCACGGCCGAGCTGGAAATGCTGTCGTCCTGA
- a CDS encoding HelD family protein — protein MREDVAALDIRDVTANWVNAQVLQRQIDERIKALADLSDTPLFFGRLDYLHAPGADRAEGAEGERFYIGRRHVHDADGDPMVIDWRAPVSQPFYRASKKDPMDVGLRRRFGYTGGELTAYEDEHLSDPAEAARTSRLLQREIEKPRVGPMRDIVATIQPEQDEIVRSGLGGTVCVQGGPGTGKTAVGLHRVAYLLYAHRERLARTGTLVIGPNKSFLHYIEQVLPALGELTVRQATVDDLVAHVEVRGADDAAAAVVKGDARMARVLRRAVYSHVTMPAEPVVVVRGSRRWRVPAYELQDIVRELLDRDIRYGAAREALPQRIAHAVLVQMERAGEAPDDRVQDAVARNGAVKAAVKAIWPAVDPAKLVLRLLTDADFLAVHADGILSADEQKTILWAKPVRSVKSAKWSAADAVLIDEAADLVERTHSLGHVVLDEAQDLSPMQYRAVGRRCTTGSATVLGDLAQGTTPWATRSWEEALAHLGKTDAVVEELTAGFRVPTDVIAYASRLLPHIAPGLTPVASIRENPGHFEVRPVGGTPDVVAACEESLRREGSIGLIAADARVPALAAALTEAGIPYLAPGEETTARTRLTLVPASLAKGLEYDHVVLDEPRAVVDGEPDERTGLRRLYVALTRAVSGLIVTHTAPLPPQLG, from the coding sequence ATGCGTGAGGACGTGGCGGCGCTGGACATCCGCGACGTCACCGCGAACTGGGTGAACGCGCAGGTCCTGCAGCGCCAGATCGACGAACGGATCAAGGCGCTCGCCGACCTCAGCGACACCCCGCTGTTCTTCGGCCGCCTCGACTACCTGCACGCGCCGGGCGCCGACCGGGCCGAGGGCGCGGAAGGGGAGCGCTTCTACATCGGGCGGCGGCACGTGCACGACGCGGACGGCGACCCGATGGTGATCGACTGGCGGGCGCCGGTCTCGCAGCCGTTCTACCGGGCCTCGAAGAAGGACCCGATGGACGTCGGGCTGCGCCGCCGCTTCGGGTACACGGGCGGCGAGCTGACCGCGTACGAGGACGAGCACCTGTCGGACCCGGCGGAGGCGGCCCGGACCAGCAGGCTGCTCCAGCGGGAGATCGAGAAGCCGCGCGTCGGCCCGATGCGGGACATCGTCGCCACCATCCAGCCGGAGCAGGACGAGATCGTCCGCTCGGGGCTCGGCGGCACCGTGTGCGTGCAGGGCGGTCCGGGCACCGGGAAGACCGCCGTCGGCCTGCACCGGGTCGCCTACCTGCTCTACGCCCACCGTGAGCGGCTGGCCCGCACGGGCACGCTCGTCATCGGCCCCAACAAGTCCTTCCTGCACTACATCGAGCAGGTACTCCCGGCGCTCGGCGAGCTGACCGTGCGTCAGGCGACCGTGGACGACCTCGTGGCGCACGTCGAGGTGCGCGGCGCGGACGACGCGGCCGCCGCGGTGGTGAAGGGCGACGCGCGGATGGCGCGGGTGCTGCGCCGGGCCGTGTACTCCCACGTGACGATGCCCGCCGAGCCGGTCGTGGTGGTGCGCGGCTCCCGGCGCTGGCGGGTCCCGGCGTACGAACTGCAGGACATCGTCCGCGAGTTGCTGGACCGCGACATCCGCTACGGCGCCGCCCGCGAGGCCCTTCCGCAGCGGATCGCGCACGCCGTGCTGGTGCAGATGGAGCGGGCGGGCGAGGCCCCGGACGACCGGGTGCAGGACGCGGTCGCCCGCAACGGCGCGGTCAAGGCGGCGGTGAAGGCGATCTGGCCGGCGGTGGACCCGGCGAAGCTGGTGCTGCGGCTGCTGACGGACGCGGACTTCCTCGCCGTCCACGCGGACGGGATCCTCTCCGCGGACGAGCAGAAGACGATCCTGTGGGCGAAGCCGGTCCGCAGCGTGAAGTCGGCCAAGTGGTCGGCGGCGGACGCGGTGCTGATCGACGAGGCGGCGGACCTGGTGGAGCGCACGCACTCACTGGGGCACGTGGTGCTGGACGAGGCGCAGGACCTGTCGCCGATGCAGTACCGGGCGGTGGGGCGCCGCTGCACCACCGGCAGCGCGACCGTGCTCGGCGACCTGGCGCAGGGCACCACCCCGTGGGCCACCCGCAGCTGGGAGGAGGCGCTGGCGCACCTGGGCAAGACGGACGCGGTGGTCGAGGAGCTGACGGCGGGTTTCCGCGTGCCGACGGACGTGATCGCGTACGCCTCCCGGCTGCTCCCGCACATCGCGCCGGGCCTCACCCCCGTCGCCTCGATCCGCGAGAACCCGGGCCACTTCGAGGTGCGGCCCGTCGGCGGCACGCCGGACGTGGTGGCGGCCTGCGAGGAGTCGCTGCGCCGCGAGGGCTCGATCGGCCTGATCGCCGCGGACGCCCGCGTCCCCGCCCTGGCGGCGGCCCTCACGGAGGCCGGCATCCCGTACCTGGCCCCCGGCGAGGAGACCACCGCGCGGACCCGGCTGACGCTGGTCCCGGCGTCCCTCGCCAAGGGACTGGAGTACGACCACGTGGTGCTGGACGAGCCCCGGGCGGTCGTCGACGGCGAGCCCGACGAACGCACCGGCCTGCGCCGCCTGTACGTGGCCCTCACCCGAGCGGTGTCGGGGCTGATCGTGACGCACACGGCCCCGCTGCCGCCGCAGCTCGGATAG
- a CDS encoding MurR/RpiR family transcriptional regulator yields MPRDVKGTFGGPPPAPGALAAKVRALAPSMTRSMQRVAEAVAGDPAGCAALTVTGLAELTGTSEATVVRTARLLGYPGYRDLRLALAGLAAQQQSGRAPAITTDIAVDDPIADVVAKLAYDEQQTLADTAAGLDTTQLGAAVAALAAARRVDVYGVGASGLVAQDLTQKLLRIGLIAHAHSDPHLAVTNAVQLRPGDVALAITHSGSTGDVIEPLRAAFERGATTVAITGRPDSAVTQYADHVLTTSIARETELRPAAMSSRTSQLLVVDCLFVGVAQRTYETAAPALSASYEALAHRHRR; encoded by the coding sequence GTGCCCAGGGACGTGAAGGGAACTTTCGGCGGTCCGCCGCCCGCACCCGGCGCGCTCGCCGCCAAGGTGCGCGCCCTCGCCCCCTCCATGACCCGCTCCATGCAGCGCGTCGCCGAGGCCGTCGCCGGCGACCCGGCCGGCTGCGCCGCGCTCACGGTCACCGGACTCGCCGAACTCACCGGCACCAGCGAGGCCACCGTCGTGCGCACGGCCCGCCTCCTCGGCTACCCCGGCTACCGCGACCTGCGCCTCGCCCTCGCCGGGCTCGCCGCCCAGCAGCAGTCCGGCCGCGCACCCGCCATCACCACCGACATCGCGGTCGACGACCCGATCGCGGACGTCGTCGCGAAGCTGGCGTACGACGAGCAGCAGACCCTCGCCGACACCGCCGCCGGCCTCGACACCACGCAGCTCGGCGCCGCCGTCGCCGCGCTCGCCGCCGCCCGCCGCGTCGACGTGTACGGCGTGGGCGCGTCCGGGCTGGTCGCCCAGGACCTCACCCAGAAGCTGCTGCGCATCGGGCTGATAGCCCACGCGCACAGCGATCCGCACCTCGCCGTGACCAACGCGGTCCAGCTGCGCCCGGGCGACGTCGCGCTCGCCATCACCCACTCCGGGTCGACCGGTGACGTCATCGAGCCGCTGCGGGCCGCCTTCGAGCGCGGGGCGACGACCGTCGCGATCACCGGGCGGCCGGACTCCGCCGTCACGCAGTACGCCGACCACGTGCTGACCACGTCCATCGCCCGGGAGACCGAACTGCGTCCGGCGGCCATGTCCTCCCGCACCAGCCAGCTCCTGGTCGTGGACTGCCTGTTCGTGGGAGTGGCGCAGCGGACGTACGAGACGGCGGCACCGGCGCTGTCGGCCTCGTACGAAGCGCTCGCGCACCGGCACCGCAGATGA
- a CDS encoding GNAT family N-acetyltransferase, translating into MTDVCGQRAAEAVERAVADAARLLRTAADADWDGTRAGGLEWDCRRTAGHLANALIAYAGQLAGRGRHLDAYAPFSLALEDGTDPAGLVDVLETTGTLLALAVRCTPPRARAFHPFPFRSANREGFAAMGVTETLLHTYDIATGLGLEYEPPAELAEFALMRIFPQVRPGPAPWPTLLWATGRGNLPGREPVTDWRWSNNLVLPAGRLTLEGVTPAAAADLAAGGDGGFDWVEGGPYEGTREAAAMTWKAYETGVHRPEFGLFVLVRREDDRAVGGMGFHTAPDEEGRTEIGYDLAASARGRGYATEALRALSGWALTRTDVRSLFATVERANVPSQRVVTRAGFRRVEAEEAEGELFAYELRD; encoded by the coding sequence ATGACTGACGTGTGCGGGCAGCGGGCGGCCGAGGCCGTCGAACGGGCGGTGGCGGACGCGGCACGGCTGCTGCGGACGGCGGCGGACGCCGACTGGGACGGCACCCGGGCGGGCGGCCTGGAGTGGGACTGCCGCCGCACGGCCGGGCACCTGGCGAACGCGCTGATCGCGTACGCCGGCCAACTGGCGGGCCGGGGACGGCACCTGGACGCGTACGCGCCCTTCAGCCTCGCCCTGGAGGACGGCACGGACCCGGCCGGCCTGGTCGACGTGCTGGAGACGACCGGCACCCTGCTCGCCCTGGCCGTGCGCTGCACCCCGCCGCGGGCCCGCGCCTTCCACCCGTTCCCCTTCCGCAGCGCGAACCGCGAGGGCTTCGCCGCGATGGGCGTCACGGAGACACTGCTGCACACGTACGACATCGCGACGGGTCTCGGGCTGGAGTACGAACCGCCCGCAGAACTCGCCGAGTTCGCACTCATGCGGATCTTCCCGCAGGTCCGGCCCGGTCCCGCCCCCTGGCCGACCCTGCTGTGGGCCACCGGGCGCGGCAACCTGCCCGGCCGCGAACCGGTCACCGACTGGCGGTGGAGCAACAACCTCGTGCTGCCCGCCGGACGACTGACCCTGGAGGGCGTCACCCCGGCCGCCGCGGCCGACCTCGCCGCCGGCGGCGACGGCGGATTCGACTGGGTCGAGGGCGGGCCGTACGAGGGCACGCGGGAGGCCGCCGCGATGACCTGGAAGGCGTACGAGACGGGCGTGCACCGGCCGGAGTTCGGGCTGTTCGTGCTGGTGCGGCGGGAGGACGACCGCGCGGTCGGCGGCATGGGCTTCCACACCGCGCCCGACGAGGAGGGCCGTACCGAGATCGGCTACGACCTGGCCGCCTCGGCGCGCGGCCGCGGCTACGCCACCGAGGCGCTGCGCGCGCTCTCCGGGTGGGCGCTGACCAGGACGGACGTACGGTCGCTGTTCGCCACCGTCGAGCGGGCGAACGTACCGTCCCAACGGGTGGTGACCCGGGCCGGTTTCCGGCGGGTGGAGGCGGAGGAGGCGGAGGGCGAGCTGTTCGCCTACGAGCTGCGGGACTGA
- a CDS encoding DNA repair helicase XPB has protein sequence MNGPLIVQSDKTLLLEVDHERADDCRRAIAPFAELERAPEHIHTYRVTPLGLWNARAAGHDAEQVVDALVEYSRYPVPHALLVDIAETMDRYGRLSLVKHPAHGLVLTATDRPVLEEVLRSKRIAPLVGERIDPDTVVVHPSERGQIKQTLLKLGWPAEDLAGYVDGEAHPIDLAEDGWALRPYQKQAVENFWHGGSGVVVLPCGAGKTLVGAGAMAQARSTTLILVTNTVSARQWKHELVKRTSLTEDEIGEYSGTRKEIRPVTIATYQVLTTRRKGVYPHLELFDSRDWGLIVYDEVHLLPAPVFKFTADLQARRRLGLTATLVREDGRESDVFSLIGPKRFDAPWKEIEAQGYIAPADCVEVRVNLTDSERLAYATAEAEEKYRFCATTATKRKVTEAIVRRFAGQQILVIGQYIDQLDELGEHLGAPVIKGETTNAQREKLFDAFRQGEISVLVVSKVANFSIDLPEATVAIQVSGTFGSRQEEAQRLGRVLRPKSDGHQAHFYSVVARDTIDQDFAAHRQRFLAEQGYAYRIMDADELLAGS, from the coding sequence GTGAACGGACCTCTGATCGTCCAGTCGGACAAGACTCTGCTGCTCGAGGTCGACCACGAGCGGGCCGACGACTGCCGTCGGGCCATCGCGCCGTTCGCGGAGCTGGAGCGGGCGCCCGAGCACATCCACACCTACCGGGTGACGCCGCTCGGGCTGTGGAACGCGCGGGCCGCCGGGCACGACGCCGAGCAGGTGGTGGACGCGCTGGTCGAGTACAGCCGCTACCCGGTGCCGCACGCCCTGCTCGTCGACATCGCCGAGACCATGGACCGGTACGGGCGGCTGTCGCTGGTCAAGCACCCCGCGCACGGGCTGGTGCTGACCGCCACCGACCGGCCGGTGCTGGAGGAGGTGCTGCGTTCCAAGCGGATCGCCCCGCTGGTGGGCGAGCGCATCGACCCGGACACCGTCGTGGTGCACCCCTCGGAGCGCGGGCAGATCAAGCAGACGCTGCTGAAGCTGGGCTGGCCGGCCGAGGACCTCGCCGGGTACGTGGACGGCGAGGCGCACCCGATCGACCTGGCCGAGGACGGCTGGGCGCTGCGGCCGTACCAGAAGCAGGCGGTCGAGAACTTCTGGCACGGCGGGTCCGGTGTCGTCGTCCTGCCGTGCGGTGCCGGGAAGACGCTGGTCGGCGCCGGGGCGATGGCCCAGGCCCGGTCGACGACGCTGATCCTCGTCACCAACACCGTCTCCGCGCGGCAGTGGAAGCACGAGCTGGTGAAGCGGACCTCGCTGACCGAGGACGAGATCGGCGAGTACAGCGGGACGCGCAAGGAGATCCGGCCGGTCACCATCGCCACCTACCAGGTGCTGACGACCCGGCGGAAGGGTGTCTACCCGCACCTGGAGCTGTTCGACTCCCGGGACTGGGGCCTGATCGTCTACGACGAGGTGCACCTGCTGCCGGCGCCCGTCTTCAAGTTCACCGCCGACCTCCAGGCGCGGCGGCGGCTCGGGCTGACCGCGACGCTGGTCCGCGAGGATGGCCGCGAGTCCGACGTGTTCTCCCTCATCGGGCCGAAGCGGTTCGACGCGCCGTGGAAGGAGATCGAGGCGCAGGGGTACATCGCGCCCGCGGACTGCGTCGAGGTGCGGGTGAACCTGACCGACTCCGAGCGGCTGGCGTACGCGACGGCCGAGGCGGAGGAGAAGTACCGGTTCTGCGCCACGACCGCGACCAAGCGGAAGGTCACCGAGGCGATCGTGCGGCGCTTCGCCGGACAGCAGATCCTCGTCATCGGCCAGTACATCGACCAGCTCGACGAACTCGGCGAACACCTCGGCGCACCCGTGATCAAGGGCGAGACGACCAACGCCCAGCGCGAGAAGCTGTTCGACGCGTTCCGGCAGGGCGAGATCAGCGTCCTGGTGGTGTCCAAGGTCGCCAACTTCTCCATCGACCTGCCCGAGGCCACCGTCGCCATCCAGGTCTCCGGCACCTTCGGCTCCCGGCAGGAGGAGGCCCAGCGCCTCGGCCGCGTGCTGCGGCCCAAGTCGGACGGCCACCAGGCGCACTTCTACTCCGTGGTCGCCCGCGACACCATCGACCAGGACTTCGCCGCCCACCGGCAGCGTTTCCTCGCCGAACAGGGCTACGCGTACCGGATCATGGACGCGGACGAGCTGCTCGCGGGGAGCTGA
- a CDS encoding DUF4031 domain-containing protein, with the protein MTVYIDPPAWPGHGRLWSHLVSDVSYDELHAFAAALGVPRRAFERDHYDVPAHRYADAVRAGAVEVTSREVVRLLHGAGLRRRKRHSPAGQSRSS; encoded by the coding sequence GTGACGGTGTACATCGACCCGCCTGCCTGGCCGGGCCACGGCCGCCTGTGGTCGCACCTGGTCAGCGATGTCTCGTACGACGAACTCCACGCCTTCGCCGCCGCGCTGGGCGTGCCCCGCCGCGCCTTCGAACGCGACCACTACGACGTCCCGGCGCACCGCTACGCCGACGCGGTGCGGGCCGGGGCGGTGGAGGTCACCAGCCGCGAGGTGGTGCGCCTGCTGCACGGCGCCGGCCTGCGCCGCCGCAAGCGGCACTCCCCGGCGGGTCAGTCCCGCAGCTCGTAG
- a CDS encoding glycosyltransferase 87 family protein produces MTCQARSATSWLLLVVSLTAFAVLCVAQRIPMADALVYQAEGEAVLGGRDLYGFTVTEWHLPATYPPFAALLLTPTAWLPPAALKAVFLAGNTALLAWLVRLSARLADLPARVPALCAATALALWLEPVFQTLLFGQVNLALACLVLWDLTRPDGARGKGVAVGIAAGIKLTPAVFVPYLLLTGRRREAAAATAALAATVLLGALLLPAASAGYWLRHLWETGRVGKPWIVDNQSLQGLVARLLGDPAPGPAWWLPALLTAAAGLLLAARAGGDRHGVPLTALTALLVSPISWSHHWVWCVPLIAVLLADGRPRLAAATALVFTARTLWLVPHEGSSDLRLAWWQQPLASPYPLVAVALLVLLRPQLPASSSSASMIRYA; encoded by the coding sequence GTGACCTGCCAAGCACGCAGCGCGACTTCCTGGCTCCTCCTCGTGGTCTCCCTCACGGCGTTCGCCGTGCTGTGCGTGGCCCAGCGCATCCCCATGGCCGACGCGCTGGTCTACCAGGCGGAGGGCGAGGCGGTCCTCGGCGGCCGTGACCTGTACGGGTTCACGGTCACCGAGTGGCATCTCCCGGCCACCTACCCGCCCTTCGCCGCCCTTCTGCTCACCCCCACGGCCTGGCTCCCCCCGGCCGCCCTGAAAGCGGTCTTCCTCGCGGGCAACACCGCGCTGCTCGCCTGGCTCGTGCGCCTCTCCGCCCGCCTGGCGGACCTGCCCGCGCGCGTGCCGGCGCTGTGCGCGGCGACGGCCCTCGCGCTGTGGCTGGAGCCCGTCTTCCAGACCCTCCTCTTCGGGCAGGTCAACCTCGCCCTGGCGTGCCTGGTCCTGTGGGACCTCACCCGGCCGGACGGCGCCCGCGGCAAGGGTGTGGCGGTGGGGATCGCGGCCGGGATCAAACTGACGCCGGCCGTCTTCGTCCCGTACCTGCTGCTGACCGGCCGCCGCCGCGAGGCCGCGGCCGCGACGGCGGCGCTCGCCGCGACGGTCCTGCTCGGCGCCCTGCTCCTGCCCGCGGCGAGCGCCGGCTACTGGCTGCGCCACCTCTGGGAGACCGGCCGGGTGGGCAAGCCGTGGATCGTCGACAACCAGTCCCTCCAGGGGCTGGTGGCCCGGCTGCTGGGCGATCCGGCCCCGGGCCCGGCGTGGTGGCTCCCGGCGCTGCTGACGGCGGCGGCCGGCCTCCTGCTGGCGGCCCGCGCGGGCGGCGACCGCCACGGCGTCCCGCTGACCGCGCTCACCGCGCTCCTGGTCTCCCCGATCAGCTGGTCCCACCACTGGGTGTGGTGCGTCCCGCTGATCGCGGTGCTCCTGGCGGACGGCCGCCCCCGCCTCGCGGCGGCGACCGCGCTCGTCTTCACCGCGCGCACCCTGTGGCTGGTCCCGCACGAGGGGTCCTCGGACCTGCGCCTGGCGTGGTGGCAGCAGCCGCTGGCGTCGCCGTACCCGCTGGTGGCGGTGGCGCTGCTGGTGCTGCTGCGGCCTCAGCTCCCCGCGAGCAGCTCGTCCGCGTCCATGATCCGGTACGCGTAG